In Phlebotomus papatasi isolate M1 chromosome 1, Ppap_2.1, whole genome shotgun sequence, the following proteins share a genomic window:
- the LOC129799673 gene encoding microtubule-associated protein tau isoform X4, with protein sequence MDGETIQRAPAPRAQFQPAQPPQLQQQPPVAQAPPQQQFQQFGSAGSAGNSAPGQQGQYQQPVRQVVPPPATTAPGGQGSITSFAGIRQNIPQQGSQQLPVTSQPIRPQPLQPQQQPQLRRLDSHTSLQSTPQAPIVQPPQQNQHQVPYPRPLNPQGPPQQPGVRPQPQPGLVQRPPNYPPNVVPNQAPRPQQPIQVPQNRGQFPQQLQQQQPQQQPLQQPRPQFIRQPGPQQGSVPGPRPGYIAQPQRPIQPPLRQPGIYQQNPAPFTMASEVAAPPKVVDNAPSHLQAGHNDDDDVVMGRMQTPSYSPVPPVQSRPPSSNVVTIPVTQNNNSPATTTFGKISDSSKSPSPQPPQTTFQQQPIQKSDSQRSVPSRPPSVIENTKPVVPETNGMQPKPVPYTNSAGSVRTVNPEPVQTRPKPVESTMPAPVVTSAPVPVPAAVPAPAVVPAPAIRPVNPPAPSARTTFASAPQKPPSAQSSVEDTTEHLSGPIQKTAAPQVPYKETPRPPVISNSVTNQEPVRQPSSQRSDRENLSARGKPSIADTEPISRKPPPGSLGRMPSKGDNDSGVDESTQGNERNGPGSPGSPVKSPTKIPGLSRPPSTTPSIKSRSTSKSRLTDKTPEAEPVKKVPMNKIQVGGAPSPNLKAVKSKIGSLENATHKPGGGRVKIESKKVEIKAAPRIAAKNDAYVPGGGDKKIVQTKLQWSAKSKIGSLENAHHKPGGGDKKIESQKLEFKAKPKVGSKDYIKHVPGGGDVKIQTHKVEVKAQSKIGSLDNMKHKPGGGDKKIFDDKDYLRSIEHPITPTPPTQPWRSTSLSTSMSLPAECLVLSVTAGSSYNPSVTSAQKRQRSAKSGRVIHPQPFRNY encoded by the exons atggaTGGAGAAACG ATTCAACGGGCACCTGCGCCAAGGGCACAATTTCAACCAGCGCAACCGCCACAGCTTCAGCAACAACCACCCGTTGCTCAAGCACCGCCGCAGCAGCAATTCCAGCAGTTTGGATCGGCAGGATCTGCTGGTAATTCAGCTCCAGGGCAGCAAGGGCAATACCAGCAGCCAGTTCGTCAAGTAGTCCCACCGCCAGCCACTACTGCACCCGGTGGTCAGGGTTCAATCACAAGTTTTGCTGGGATTCGTCAAAATATTCCCCAGCAAGGAAGTCAACAGCTTCCCGTGACTTCGCAACCAATTCGTCCTCAGCCATTGCAACCTCAGCAACAACCTCAGTTGCGACGTCTCGATAGTCATACCTCACTGCAGTCCACCCCACAAGCGCCAATTGTTCAACCTCCTCAGCAAAATCAACACCAGGTCCCTTATCCTAGACCTCTAAACCCCCAGGGGCCACCTCAGCAACCGGGGGTAAGACCTCAACCACAACCAGGTCTGGTCCAGAGACCACCAAATTATCCACCCAACGTAGTTCCCAACCAAGCGCCGAGGCCTCAACAACCAATTCAGGTACCCCAGAACAGGGGTCAGTTTCCCCAACAGCTTCAACAACAACAACCACAACAACAGCCACTACAGCAACCCAGACCGCAATTTATTCGACAACCTGGTCCCCAACAAGGTTCAGTTCCAGGTCCTCGTCCAGGCTATATAGCCCAACCTCAACGTCCAATTCAACCTCCGCTAAGGCAACCAGGAATATATCAACAGAACCCAGCACCTTTTACAATGGCATCTGAAGTTGCAGCTCCGCCAAAAGTTGTGGACAATGCACCTAGTCATCTTCAGGCTGGTcacaatgatgatgatgatgttgTAATGGGACGAATGCAGACTCCCTCCTATTCCCCAGTCCCTCCGGTACAATCACGTCCACCTTCAAGTAATGTTGTCACAATACCAGTTACCCAAAACAACAATTCTCCAGCTACAACAACATTCGGGAAAATATCTGATTCATCCAAATCACCATCACCTCAGCCTCCACAGACCACATTCCAGCAGCAGCCGATTCAGAAGAGTGATAGTCAACGATCTGTTCCATCGAGACCACCTTCGGTAATTGAAAACACAAAGCCAGTGGTTCCGGAAACAAATGGAATGCAACCAAAGCCTGTCCCTTACACTAATTCAGCCGGATCTGTGCGTACCGTAAATCCGGAACCTGTTCAAACAAGGCCAAAGCCTGTTGAATCAACAATGCCTGCTCCGGTTGTAACCTCAGCTCCAGTACCAGTTCCAGCAGCAGTTCCAGCTCCAGCTGTGGTTCCAGCCCCAGCTATTCGTCCAGTGAATCCTCCTGCTCCAAGTGCAAGGACTACATTTGCATCCGCTCCACAGAAACCACCTTCGGCACAATCGTCAGTGGAAGACACCACCGAACACCTATCGGGACCAATACAAAAGACAGCAGCACCTCAAGTGCCTTATAAGGAAACCCCCCGACCACCGGTGATCTCAAACTCTGTCACAAACCAGGAACCAGTGAGGCAACCTTCGTCTCAGAGGtcagatagagaaaatttatctgCACGAGGAAAACCATCGATTGCAGATACTGAGCCAATTTCTCGGAAGCCACCTCCAGGATCTCTAGGCCGAATGCCGTCTA AAGGGGACAATGACAGTGGTGTGGATGAATCAACGCAAGGCAAT gAACGCAACGGACCCGGATCTCCAGGCTCTCCTGTTAAGTCACCAACTAAGATTCCCGGACTATCCCGTCCCCCAAGCACTACGCCCTCCATCAAGTCACGAAGTACTTCAAAATCTCGCTTGACCGACAAGACCCCAGAAGCAGAACCCGTGAAAAAAG TCCCAATGAATAAGATCCAGGTTGGTGGGGCACCGTCACCAAATCTCAAAGCAGTTAAATCAAAGATCGGCTCCCTGGAGAATGCAACACACAAGCCAGGTGGCGGAAGGGTGAAGATTGAGTCCAAGAAGGTTGAGATTAAAGCAGCACCACGGATTGCAGCTAAAAACGACGCATACGTTCCCGGTGGTGGtgataaaaag ATTGTCCAGACGAAGTTACAGTGGAGCGCCAAGTCCAAGATTGGCTCTCTTGAGAATGCTCATCACAAGCCAGGTGGAGGTGACAAGAAGATTGAGTCCCAGAAGTTGGAGTTTAAGGCAAAGCCAAAAGTTGGCTCCAAGGATTACATCAAGCACGTTCCAGGCGGAGGAGACGTCAAG ATCCAAACTCACAAAGTGGAGGTGAAGGCGCAGAGTAAGATTGGATCACTGGATAATATGAAACACAAACCAGGTGGAGGTGATAAGAAAATCTTCGATGATAAGGACTACTTGAGGAGTATTGAACATCCCATTACTCCAACTCCACCGACCCAG CCTTGGCGATCGACCAGCCTGTCCACGTCAATGTCGCTTCCGGCTGAGTGTTTGGTGTTGTCTGTTACGGCAGGGTCATCCTACAATCCAAGTGTCACTTCGGCACAGAAACGTCAACGATCCGCCAAGTCCGGAAGAGTGATTCATCCTCAACCATTCCGAAactattaa
- the LOC129799673 gene encoding microtubule-associated protein tau isoform X2: MDGETIQRAPAPRAQFQPAQPPQLQQQPPVAQAPPQQQFQQFGSAGSAGNSAPGQQGQYQQPVRQVVPPPATTAPGGQGSITSFAGIRQNIPQQGSQQLPVTSQPIRPQPLQPQQQPQLRRLDSHTSLQSTPQAPIVQPPQQNQHQVPYPRPLNPQGPPQQPGVRPQPQPGLVQRPPNYPPNVVPNQAPRPQQPIQVPQNRGQFPQQLQQQQPQQQPLQQPRPQFIRQPGPQQGSVPGPRPGYIAQPQRPIQPPLRQPGIYQQNPAPFTMASEVAAPPKVVDNAPSHLQAGHNDDDDVVMGRMQTPSYSPVPPVQSRPPSSNVVTIPVTQNNNSPATTTFGKISDSSKSPSPQPPQTTFQQQPIQKSDSQRSVPSRPPSVIENTKPVVPETNGMQPKPVPYTNSAGSVRTVNPEPVQTRPKPVESTMPAPVVTSAPVPVPAAVPAPAVVPAPAIRPVNPPAPSARTTFASAPQKPPSAQSSVEDTTEHLSGPIQKTAAPQVPYKETPRPPVISNSVTNQEPVRQPSSQRSDRENLSARGKPSIADTEPISRKPPPGSLGRMPSKGDNDSGVDESTQGNERNGPGSPGSPVKSPTKIPGLSRPPSTTPSIKSRSTSKSRLTDKTPEAEPVKKVPMNKIQVGGAPSPNLKAVKSKIGSLENATHKPGGGRVKIESKKVEIKAAPRIAAKNDAYVPGGGDKKIVQTKLQWSAKSKIGSLENAHHKPGGGDKKIESQKLEFKAKPKVGSKDYIKHVPGGGDVKIANEEYDDESIQTHKVEVKAQSKIGSLDNMKHKPGGGDKKIFDDKDYLRSIEHPITPTPPTQPWRSTSLSTSMSLPAECLVLSVTAGSSYNPSVTSAQKRQRSAKSGRVIHPQPFRNY, encoded by the exons atggaTGGAGAAACG ATTCAACGGGCACCTGCGCCAAGGGCACAATTTCAACCAGCGCAACCGCCACAGCTTCAGCAACAACCACCCGTTGCTCAAGCACCGCCGCAGCAGCAATTCCAGCAGTTTGGATCGGCAGGATCTGCTGGTAATTCAGCTCCAGGGCAGCAAGGGCAATACCAGCAGCCAGTTCGTCAAGTAGTCCCACCGCCAGCCACTACTGCACCCGGTGGTCAGGGTTCAATCACAAGTTTTGCTGGGATTCGTCAAAATATTCCCCAGCAAGGAAGTCAACAGCTTCCCGTGACTTCGCAACCAATTCGTCCTCAGCCATTGCAACCTCAGCAACAACCTCAGTTGCGACGTCTCGATAGTCATACCTCACTGCAGTCCACCCCACAAGCGCCAATTGTTCAACCTCCTCAGCAAAATCAACACCAGGTCCCTTATCCTAGACCTCTAAACCCCCAGGGGCCACCTCAGCAACCGGGGGTAAGACCTCAACCACAACCAGGTCTGGTCCAGAGACCACCAAATTATCCACCCAACGTAGTTCCCAACCAAGCGCCGAGGCCTCAACAACCAATTCAGGTACCCCAGAACAGGGGTCAGTTTCCCCAACAGCTTCAACAACAACAACCACAACAACAGCCACTACAGCAACCCAGACCGCAATTTATTCGACAACCTGGTCCCCAACAAGGTTCAGTTCCAGGTCCTCGTCCAGGCTATATAGCCCAACCTCAACGTCCAATTCAACCTCCGCTAAGGCAACCAGGAATATATCAACAGAACCCAGCACCTTTTACAATGGCATCTGAAGTTGCAGCTCCGCCAAAAGTTGTGGACAATGCACCTAGTCATCTTCAGGCTGGTcacaatgatgatgatgatgttgTAATGGGACGAATGCAGACTCCCTCCTATTCCCCAGTCCCTCCGGTACAATCACGTCCACCTTCAAGTAATGTTGTCACAATACCAGTTACCCAAAACAACAATTCTCCAGCTACAACAACATTCGGGAAAATATCTGATTCATCCAAATCACCATCACCTCAGCCTCCACAGACCACATTCCAGCAGCAGCCGATTCAGAAGAGTGATAGTCAACGATCTGTTCCATCGAGACCACCTTCGGTAATTGAAAACACAAAGCCAGTGGTTCCGGAAACAAATGGAATGCAACCAAAGCCTGTCCCTTACACTAATTCAGCCGGATCTGTGCGTACCGTAAATCCGGAACCTGTTCAAACAAGGCCAAAGCCTGTTGAATCAACAATGCCTGCTCCGGTTGTAACCTCAGCTCCAGTACCAGTTCCAGCAGCAGTTCCAGCTCCAGCTGTGGTTCCAGCCCCAGCTATTCGTCCAGTGAATCCTCCTGCTCCAAGTGCAAGGACTACATTTGCATCCGCTCCACAGAAACCACCTTCGGCACAATCGTCAGTGGAAGACACCACCGAACACCTATCGGGACCAATACAAAAGACAGCAGCACCTCAAGTGCCTTATAAGGAAACCCCCCGACCACCGGTGATCTCAAACTCTGTCACAAACCAGGAACCAGTGAGGCAACCTTCGTCTCAGAGGtcagatagagaaaatttatctgCACGAGGAAAACCATCGATTGCAGATACTGAGCCAATTTCTCGGAAGCCACCTCCAGGATCTCTAGGCCGAATGCCGTCTA AAGGGGACAATGACAGTGGTGTGGATGAATCAACGCAAGGCAAT gAACGCAACGGACCCGGATCTCCAGGCTCTCCTGTTAAGTCACCAACTAAGATTCCCGGACTATCCCGTCCCCCAAGCACTACGCCCTCCATCAAGTCACGAAGTACTTCAAAATCTCGCTTGACCGACAAGACCCCAGAAGCAGAACCCGTGAAAAAAG TCCCAATGAATAAGATCCAGGTTGGTGGGGCACCGTCACCAAATCTCAAAGCAGTTAAATCAAAGATCGGCTCCCTGGAGAATGCAACACACAAGCCAGGTGGCGGAAGGGTGAAGATTGAGTCCAAGAAGGTTGAGATTAAAGCAGCACCACGGATTGCAGCTAAAAACGACGCATACGTTCCCGGTGGTGGtgataaaaag ATTGTCCAGACGAAGTTACAGTGGAGCGCCAAGTCCAAGATTGGCTCTCTTGAGAATGCTCATCACAAGCCAGGTGGAGGTGACAAGAAGATTGAGTCCCAGAAGTTGGAGTTTAAGGCAAAGCCAAAAGTTGGCTCCAAGGATTACATCAAGCACGTTCCAGGCGGAGGAGACGTCAAG ATTGCTAATGAAGAATATGATGATGAAAgt ATCCAAACTCACAAAGTGGAGGTGAAGGCGCAGAGTAAGATTGGATCACTGGATAATATGAAACACAAACCAGGTGGAGGTGATAAGAAAATCTTCGATGATAAGGACTACTTGAGGAGTATTGAACATCCCATTACTCCAACTCCACCGACCCAG CCTTGGCGATCGACCAGCCTGTCCACGTCAATGTCGCTTCCGGCTGAGTGTTTGGTGTTGTCTGTTACGGCAGGGTCATCCTACAATCCAAGTGTCACTTCGGCACAGAAACGTCAACGATCCGCCAAGTCCGGAAGAGTGATTCATCCTCAACCATTCCGAAactattaa
- the LOC129799673 gene encoding microtubule-associated protein tau isoform X1, translated as MDGETIQRAPAPRAQFQPAQPPQLQQQPPVAQAPPQQQFQQFGSAGSAGNSAPGQQGQYQQPVRQVVPPPATTAPGGQGSITSFAGIRQNIPQQGSQQLPVTSQPIRPQPLQPQQQPQLRRLDSHTSLQSTPQAPIVQPPQQNQHQVPYPRPLNPQGPPQQPGVRPQPQPGLVQRPPNYPPNVVPNQAPRPQQPIQVPQNRGQFPQQLQQQQPQQQPLQQPRPQFIRQPGPQQGSVPGPRPGYIAQPQRPIQPPLRQPGIYQQNPAPFTMASEVAAPPKVVDNAPSHLQAGHNDDDDVVMGRMQTPSYSPVPPVQSRPPSSNVVTIPVTQNNNSPATTTFGKISDSSKSPSPQPPQTTFQQQPIQKSDSQRSVPSRPPSVIENTKPVVPETNGMQPKPVPYTNSAGSVRTVNPEPVQTRPKPVESTMPAPVVTSAPVPVPAAVPAPAVVPAPAIRPVNPPAPSARTTFASAPQKPPSAQSSVEDTTEHLSGPIQKTAAPQVPYKETPRPPVISNSVTNQEPVRQPSSQRSDRENLSARGKPSIADTEPISRKPPPGSLGRMPSKGDNDSGVDESTQGNERNGPGSPGSPVKSPTKIPGLSRPPSTTPSIKSRSTSKSRLTDKTPEAEPVKKAVPMNKIQVGGAPSPNLKAVKSKIGSLENATHKPGGGRVKIESKKVEIKAAPRIAAKNDAYVPGGGDKKIVQTKLQWSAKSKIGSLENAHHKPGGGDKKIESQKLEFKAKPKVGSKDYIKHVPGGGDVKIANEEYDDESIQTHKVEVKAQSKIGSLDNMKHKPGGGDKKIFDDKDYLRSIEHPITPTPPTQPWRSTSLSTSMSLPAECLVLSVTAGSSYNPSVTSAQKRQRSAKSGRVIHPQPFRNY; from the exons atggaTGGAGAAACG ATTCAACGGGCACCTGCGCCAAGGGCACAATTTCAACCAGCGCAACCGCCACAGCTTCAGCAACAACCACCCGTTGCTCAAGCACCGCCGCAGCAGCAATTCCAGCAGTTTGGATCGGCAGGATCTGCTGGTAATTCAGCTCCAGGGCAGCAAGGGCAATACCAGCAGCCAGTTCGTCAAGTAGTCCCACCGCCAGCCACTACTGCACCCGGTGGTCAGGGTTCAATCACAAGTTTTGCTGGGATTCGTCAAAATATTCCCCAGCAAGGAAGTCAACAGCTTCCCGTGACTTCGCAACCAATTCGTCCTCAGCCATTGCAACCTCAGCAACAACCTCAGTTGCGACGTCTCGATAGTCATACCTCACTGCAGTCCACCCCACAAGCGCCAATTGTTCAACCTCCTCAGCAAAATCAACACCAGGTCCCTTATCCTAGACCTCTAAACCCCCAGGGGCCACCTCAGCAACCGGGGGTAAGACCTCAACCACAACCAGGTCTGGTCCAGAGACCACCAAATTATCCACCCAACGTAGTTCCCAACCAAGCGCCGAGGCCTCAACAACCAATTCAGGTACCCCAGAACAGGGGTCAGTTTCCCCAACAGCTTCAACAACAACAACCACAACAACAGCCACTACAGCAACCCAGACCGCAATTTATTCGACAACCTGGTCCCCAACAAGGTTCAGTTCCAGGTCCTCGTCCAGGCTATATAGCCCAACCTCAACGTCCAATTCAACCTCCGCTAAGGCAACCAGGAATATATCAACAGAACCCAGCACCTTTTACAATGGCATCTGAAGTTGCAGCTCCGCCAAAAGTTGTGGACAATGCACCTAGTCATCTTCAGGCTGGTcacaatgatgatgatgatgttgTAATGGGACGAATGCAGACTCCCTCCTATTCCCCAGTCCCTCCGGTACAATCACGTCCACCTTCAAGTAATGTTGTCACAATACCAGTTACCCAAAACAACAATTCTCCAGCTACAACAACATTCGGGAAAATATCTGATTCATCCAAATCACCATCACCTCAGCCTCCACAGACCACATTCCAGCAGCAGCCGATTCAGAAGAGTGATAGTCAACGATCTGTTCCATCGAGACCACCTTCGGTAATTGAAAACACAAAGCCAGTGGTTCCGGAAACAAATGGAATGCAACCAAAGCCTGTCCCTTACACTAATTCAGCCGGATCTGTGCGTACCGTAAATCCGGAACCTGTTCAAACAAGGCCAAAGCCTGTTGAATCAACAATGCCTGCTCCGGTTGTAACCTCAGCTCCAGTACCAGTTCCAGCAGCAGTTCCAGCTCCAGCTGTGGTTCCAGCCCCAGCTATTCGTCCAGTGAATCCTCCTGCTCCAAGTGCAAGGACTACATTTGCATCCGCTCCACAGAAACCACCTTCGGCACAATCGTCAGTGGAAGACACCACCGAACACCTATCGGGACCAATACAAAAGACAGCAGCACCTCAAGTGCCTTATAAGGAAACCCCCCGACCACCGGTGATCTCAAACTCTGTCACAAACCAGGAACCAGTGAGGCAACCTTCGTCTCAGAGGtcagatagagaaaatttatctgCACGAGGAAAACCATCGATTGCAGATACTGAGCCAATTTCTCGGAAGCCACCTCCAGGATCTCTAGGCCGAATGCCGTCTA AAGGGGACAATGACAGTGGTGTGGATGAATCAACGCAAGGCAAT gAACGCAACGGACCCGGATCTCCAGGCTCTCCTGTTAAGTCACCAACTAAGATTCCCGGACTATCCCGTCCCCCAAGCACTACGCCCTCCATCAAGTCACGAAGTACTTCAAAATCTCGCTTGACCGACAAGACCCCAGAAGCAGAACCCGTGAAAAAAG CAGTCCCAATGAATAAGATCCAGGTTGGTGGGGCACCGTCACCAAATCTCAAAGCAGTTAAATCAAAGATCGGCTCCCTGGAGAATGCAACACACAAGCCAGGTGGCGGAAGGGTGAAGATTGAGTCCAAGAAGGTTGAGATTAAAGCAGCACCACGGATTGCAGCTAAAAACGACGCATACGTTCCCGGTGGTGGtgataaaaag ATTGTCCAGACGAAGTTACAGTGGAGCGCCAAGTCCAAGATTGGCTCTCTTGAGAATGCTCATCACAAGCCAGGTGGAGGTGACAAGAAGATTGAGTCCCAGAAGTTGGAGTTTAAGGCAAAGCCAAAAGTTGGCTCCAAGGATTACATCAAGCACGTTCCAGGCGGAGGAGACGTCAAG ATTGCTAATGAAGAATATGATGATGAAAgt ATCCAAACTCACAAAGTGGAGGTGAAGGCGCAGAGTAAGATTGGATCACTGGATAATATGAAACACAAACCAGGTGGAGGTGATAAGAAAATCTTCGATGATAAGGACTACTTGAGGAGTATTGAACATCCCATTACTCCAACTCCACCGACCCAG CCTTGGCGATCGACCAGCCTGTCCACGTCAATGTCGCTTCCGGCTGAGTGTTTGGTGTTGTCTGTTACGGCAGGGTCATCCTACAATCCAAGTGTCACTTCGGCACAGAAACGTCAACGATCCGCCAAGTCCGGAAGAGTGATTCATCCTCAACCATTCCGAAactattaa
- the LOC129799673 gene encoding microtubule-associated protein tau isoform X3 produces the protein MDGETIQRAPAPRAQFQPAQPPQLQQQPPVAQAPPQQQFQQFGSAGSAGNSAPGQQGQYQQPVRQVVPPPATTAPGGQGSITSFAGIRQNIPQQGSQQLPVTSQPIRPQPLQPQQQPQLRRLDSHTSLQSTPQAPIVQPPQQNQHQVPYPRPLNPQGPPQQPGVRPQPQPGLVQRPPNYPPNVVPNQAPRPQQPIQVPQNRGQFPQQLQQQQPQQQPLQQPRPQFIRQPGPQQGSVPGPRPGYIAQPQRPIQPPLRQPGIYQQNPAPFTMASEVAAPPKVVDNAPSHLQAGHNDDDDVVMGRMQTPSYSPVPPVQSRPPSSNVVTIPVTQNNNSPATTTFGKISDSSKSPSPQPPQTTFQQQPIQKSDSQRSVPSRPPSVIENTKPVVPETNGMQPKPVPYTNSAGSVRTVNPEPVQTRPKPVESTMPAPVVTSAPVPVPAAVPAPAVVPAPAIRPVNPPAPSARTTFASAPQKPPSAQSSVEDTTEHLSGPIQKTAAPQVPYKETPRPPVISNSVTNQEPVRQPSSQRSDRENLSARGKPSIADTEPISRKPPPGSLGRMPSKGDNDSGVDESTQGNERNGPGSPGSPVKSPTKIPGLSRPPSTTPSIKSRSTSKSRLTDKTPEAEPVKKAVPMNKIQVGGAPSPNLKAVKSKIGSLENATHKPGGGRVKIESKKVEIKAAPRIAAKNDAYVPGGGDKKIVQTKLQWSAKSKIGSLENAHHKPGGGDKKIESQKLEFKAKPKVGSKDYIKHVPGGGDVKIQTHKVEVKAQSKIGSLDNMKHKPGGGDKKIFDDKDYLRSIEHPITPTPPTQPWRSTSLSTSMSLPAECLVLSVTAGSSYNPSVTSAQKRQRSAKSGRVIHPQPFRNY, from the exons atggaTGGAGAAACG ATTCAACGGGCACCTGCGCCAAGGGCACAATTTCAACCAGCGCAACCGCCACAGCTTCAGCAACAACCACCCGTTGCTCAAGCACCGCCGCAGCAGCAATTCCAGCAGTTTGGATCGGCAGGATCTGCTGGTAATTCAGCTCCAGGGCAGCAAGGGCAATACCAGCAGCCAGTTCGTCAAGTAGTCCCACCGCCAGCCACTACTGCACCCGGTGGTCAGGGTTCAATCACAAGTTTTGCTGGGATTCGTCAAAATATTCCCCAGCAAGGAAGTCAACAGCTTCCCGTGACTTCGCAACCAATTCGTCCTCAGCCATTGCAACCTCAGCAACAACCTCAGTTGCGACGTCTCGATAGTCATACCTCACTGCAGTCCACCCCACAAGCGCCAATTGTTCAACCTCCTCAGCAAAATCAACACCAGGTCCCTTATCCTAGACCTCTAAACCCCCAGGGGCCACCTCAGCAACCGGGGGTAAGACCTCAACCACAACCAGGTCTGGTCCAGAGACCACCAAATTATCCACCCAACGTAGTTCCCAACCAAGCGCCGAGGCCTCAACAACCAATTCAGGTACCCCAGAACAGGGGTCAGTTTCCCCAACAGCTTCAACAACAACAACCACAACAACAGCCACTACAGCAACCCAGACCGCAATTTATTCGACAACCTGGTCCCCAACAAGGTTCAGTTCCAGGTCCTCGTCCAGGCTATATAGCCCAACCTCAACGTCCAATTCAACCTCCGCTAAGGCAACCAGGAATATATCAACAGAACCCAGCACCTTTTACAATGGCATCTGAAGTTGCAGCTCCGCCAAAAGTTGTGGACAATGCACCTAGTCATCTTCAGGCTGGTcacaatgatgatgatgatgttgTAATGGGACGAATGCAGACTCCCTCCTATTCCCCAGTCCCTCCGGTACAATCACGTCCACCTTCAAGTAATGTTGTCACAATACCAGTTACCCAAAACAACAATTCTCCAGCTACAACAACATTCGGGAAAATATCTGATTCATCCAAATCACCATCACCTCAGCCTCCACAGACCACATTCCAGCAGCAGCCGATTCAGAAGAGTGATAGTCAACGATCTGTTCCATCGAGACCACCTTCGGTAATTGAAAACACAAAGCCAGTGGTTCCGGAAACAAATGGAATGCAACCAAAGCCTGTCCCTTACACTAATTCAGCCGGATCTGTGCGTACCGTAAATCCGGAACCTGTTCAAACAAGGCCAAAGCCTGTTGAATCAACAATGCCTGCTCCGGTTGTAACCTCAGCTCCAGTACCAGTTCCAGCAGCAGTTCCAGCTCCAGCTGTGGTTCCAGCCCCAGCTATTCGTCCAGTGAATCCTCCTGCTCCAAGTGCAAGGACTACATTTGCATCCGCTCCACAGAAACCACCTTCGGCACAATCGTCAGTGGAAGACACCACCGAACACCTATCGGGACCAATACAAAAGACAGCAGCACCTCAAGTGCCTTATAAGGAAACCCCCCGACCACCGGTGATCTCAAACTCTGTCACAAACCAGGAACCAGTGAGGCAACCTTCGTCTCAGAGGtcagatagagaaaatttatctgCACGAGGAAAACCATCGATTGCAGATACTGAGCCAATTTCTCGGAAGCCACCTCCAGGATCTCTAGGCCGAATGCCGTCTA AAGGGGACAATGACAGTGGTGTGGATGAATCAACGCAAGGCAAT gAACGCAACGGACCCGGATCTCCAGGCTCTCCTGTTAAGTCACCAACTAAGATTCCCGGACTATCCCGTCCCCCAAGCACTACGCCCTCCATCAAGTCACGAAGTACTTCAAAATCTCGCTTGACCGACAAGACCCCAGAAGCAGAACCCGTGAAAAAAG CAGTCCCAATGAATAAGATCCAGGTTGGTGGGGCACCGTCACCAAATCTCAAAGCAGTTAAATCAAAGATCGGCTCCCTGGAGAATGCAACACACAAGCCAGGTGGCGGAAGGGTGAAGATTGAGTCCAAGAAGGTTGAGATTAAAGCAGCACCACGGATTGCAGCTAAAAACGACGCATACGTTCCCGGTGGTGGtgataaaaag ATTGTCCAGACGAAGTTACAGTGGAGCGCCAAGTCCAAGATTGGCTCTCTTGAGAATGCTCATCACAAGCCAGGTGGAGGTGACAAGAAGATTGAGTCCCAGAAGTTGGAGTTTAAGGCAAAGCCAAAAGTTGGCTCCAAGGATTACATCAAGCACGTTCCAGGCGGAGGAGACGTCAAG ATCCAAACTCACAAAGTGGAGGTGAAGGCGCAGAGTAAGATTGGATCACTGGATAATATGAAACACAAACCAGGTGGAGGTGATAAGAAAATCTTCGATGATAAGGACTACTTGAGGAGTATTGAACATCCCATTACTCCAACTCCACCGACCCAG CCTTGGCGATCGACCAGCCTGTCCACGTCAATGTCGCTTCCGGCTGAGTGTTTGGTGTTGTCTGTTACGGCAGGGTCATCCTACAATCCAAGTGTCACTTCGGCACAGAAACGTCAACGATCCGCCAAGTCCGGAAGAGTGATTCATCCTCAACCATTCCGAAactattaa